In Erigeron canadensis isolate Cc75 chromosome 1, C_canadensis_v1, whole genome shotgun sequence, a single window of DNA contains:
- the LOC122605100 gene encoding hypersensitive-induced response protein 4 codes for MGNASCIFVGCIDQASVGIVEKWGRFEKLAQPGLNFFNPCAGQYLAGVLSTRIDSLEVKIETKTKDNVFVQIVSSIQYRVIKQNADDAFYELQNPREQIQAYVFDVVRAQVPRMTLDQLFEQKDEVAKCVLEELEKVMGEYGYNIEHILMVDIIPDPSVRRAMNEINAAQRLQLASVYKGEADKILQVKKAEAEAEAKYLGGVGVARQRQAITDGLRENILNFSHKVEGASAKEVMDLIMITQYFDTIKDLGNSSKNTTVFIPHGPGHVRDIGDQIRNGLMEGKAGSSNAHSD; via the exons ATGGGGAACGCGTCGTGTATATTTGTGGGTTGCATAGATCAAGCCAGCGTTGGGATCGTTGAGAAATGGGGTCGGTTTGAGAAATTGGCTCAGCCAGGTCTCAATTTCTTTAACCCCTGCGCCGGTCAGTATCTTGCCGGCGTTCTTTCCACCAGAATTGACTCTCTTGAAGTCAAAATCGAAACCAAAACCAAG GACAACGTGTTTGTTCAGATAGTTTCTTCAATTCAGTATCGAGTAATAAAGCAAAATGCTGATGATGCATTCTATGAGTTGCAGAACCCCCGGGAACAAATTCAAGCCTATGTTTTTGATG TTGTACGAGCACAAGTTCCAAGAATGACTTTGGATCAACTCTTTGAGCAGAAGGATGAAGTTGCAAAGTGTGTATTGGAGGAGCTTGAGAAG GTTATGGGAGAATATGGGTACAACATAGAGCACATACTGATGGTGGACATAATACCTGATCCCTCTGTGCGTAGAGCAATGAATGAGATCAACGCAG CACAAAGACTTCAACTTGCCAGTGTCTACAAAGGAGAAGCTGATAAGATCCTTCAAGTTAAGAAAGCTGAAGCCGAAGCTGAAGCCAAGTACTTGGGTGGGGTCGGTGTAGCAAGGCAGAGACAAGCAATAACTGATGGACTAAGAGAGAACATCTTAAACTTCTCCCATAAAGTGGAAGGTGCCTCAGCAAAAGAAGTAATGGATCTTATTATGATCACACAGTATTTCGACACAATCAAAGATCTCGGAAATTCATCAAAGAATACCACGGTCTTCATACCTCATGGTCCGGGCCATGTTAGGGACATTGGTGATCAGATTCGTAATGGTCTCATGGAAGGAAAAGCGGGCAGCTCCAATGCACATTCTGACTAA
- the LOC122585966 gene encoding probable calcium-binding protein CML13, producing MGKNNLSDEQVSAMKEAFTLFDTDGDGKIAPSELGILMRSLGGNPTQAQLKSIIAEEKLTSPFDFNRFTDLMGKHLKPEPFDRQLRDAFKVIDKDGTGYVVVADLKHILTSIGEKLEPAEFDEWIREIDVGSDGKIKYEDFIARMVAK from the coding sequence ATGGGGAAAAACAATCTGAGCGACGAACAAGTCTCCGCCATGAAAGAAGCATTCACCCTTTTCGACACAGATGGCGACGGAAAGATCGCACCATCCGAGCTCGGAATCCTAATGAGATCTCTTGGTGGCAATCCAACACAAGCCCAATTGAAATCAATAATCGCTGAAGAAAAACTAACATCCCCTTTTGATTTCAACAGGTTTACTGATTTAATGGGCAAACATTTGAAACCCGAACCGTTTGACAGACAACTTCGTGATGCGTTTAAGGTTATTGACAAAGATGGGACAGGGTATGTTGTTGTTGCTGATCTTAAACATATTTTGACTAGTATTGGTGAGAAATTGGAGCCTGCTGAATTTGATGAGTGGATCCGTGAAATTGATGTTGGATCTGATGGTAAGATTAAGTATGAGGATTTCATTGCTCGTATGGTTGCCAAATGA
- the LOC122588304 gene encoding disease resistance protein RPV1-like, with amino-acid sequence MSFQSSHASCKSWNYDIFVSFRGVDTRNTFVDHLYAALDQRRITYLNLDKLPQGELMGPLLFKAIKESQIVIVVFSKNYADSFLCLNELVSVTECMEEKGQIVIPVYYDVDASYVRNQKGTYEESFARHELLHNKDKVESWRKALVYASNLCGWDLKYNANG; translated from the coding sequence ATGTCTTTTCAATCCTCTCATGCTTCTTGTAAATCGTGGAATTATGATATTTTTGTGAGTTTTAGAGGGGTAGACACACGGAATACCTTTGTGGATCATCTTTATGCAGCTCTTGATCAACGAAGAATTACTTACCTCAATCTAGATAAACTTCCCCAAGGTGAACTGATGGGGCCATTGCTCTTCAAGGCTATTAAAGAATCACAAATTGTAATCGTTGTGTTCTCGAAAAACTATGCTGATTCATTTTTGTGCTTGAATGAACTCGTTTCTGTAACGGAATGTATGGAAGAGAAAGGACAAATTGTCATACCCGTATACTATGACGTGGATGCCTCATATGTTCGTAATCAAAAAGGGACATACGAAGAATCATTTGCAAGACATGAACTACTCCATAACAAAGACAAAGTTGAATCTTGGAGAAAAGCACTCGTATATGCATCTAACCTATGTGGATGGGATCTCAAGTATAATGCAAATGGGTAA
- the LOC122579952 gene encoding putative receptor-like protein kinase At5g39000, with translation MECMEERGQIVMPIFYDVYPWEVTTHKWKYGEAFAKSELKNNIKVESWKKALVDATSILGWVTKYIANGREAGCVKQVVDTISKRLFPTKNFETTSMTTLTSFHEDVEHLKIPLRDILLATKTFAKENIIAGGGFGKVYQGQSQQHGIIAVKQLDRRNGQGDREFMMEIALLSTYKHENIVYLVGYCDQDGEKILVYKYEMNGSLDKLIHSRSLTWIQRLQICIDAASGLSYLHNDVGPQHRILHRDIKSANILLDENLKAKISDFGLSKIVLANVPCTVVISIPCGTPGYVDPQYLRRNVLTQKSDVYSFGVVLFEVLFGRLASLEEHPDESHFSVQSAQRHFRENTLDEIIDSDLWKQMNLASLSTFSKIASDCLKEQGEERPTMSKVVEELKKALDHQLAVGAA, from the exons ATGGAATGCATGGAAGAGAGGGGACAAATCGTTATGCCCATATTCTATGATGTGTATCCTTGGGAAGTAACAACACATAAATGGAAATATGGAGAAGCATTTGCCAAAAGTGAGTTGAAGAACAACATAAAAGTTGAATCATGGAAAAAAGCATTGGTGGATGCAACTAGTATTTTGGGATGGGTAACCAAGTACATTGCAAACGG GCGTGAAGCAGGATGTGTTAAACAAGTTGTTGATACAATCTCAAAGAGGTTATTTCCCACTAAAAACTTTGAAACTACTAGTATGACTACTCTAACATCTTTCCACGAGGACGTGGAGCACTTGAAGATTCCTCTCAGAGACATATTACTAGCAACTAAGACATTTGCGAAAGAAAACATCATCGCAGGTGGTGGATTTGGAAAGGTATACCAAGGCCAATCTCAACAACATGGCATCATAGCCGTAAAGCAGTTGGATCGTAGGAATGGGCAAGGAGATCGTGAATTTATGATGGAGATTGCATTACTTTCAActtataaacatgaaaatattGTCTATCTTGTAGGATATTGTGACCAAGATGGCGAGAAGATACTTGTTTACAAGTATGAAATGAATGGTAGTCTAGACAAACTTATTCATAGCAGGAGTCTAACCTGGATCCAACGTCTTCAGATTTGCATAGATGCAGCCAGTGGGTTGAGTTATCTTCATAATGATGTTGGGCCTCAACATAGAATTCTCCATCGCGACATCAAGAGTGCAAACATCTTACTGGATGAAAATCTTAAAGCCAAGATTTCCGACTTTGGGTTGTCCAAAATCGTTCTTGCAAATGTGCCATGTACAGTTGTTATCTCCATTCCTTGTGGGACACCAGGATATGTTGATCCACAGTACCTACGTCGTAATGTTCTCACTCAAAAATCTGACGTTTACTCTTTTGGAGTTGTGTTGTTTGAGGTATTGTTTGGCAGACTAGCGAGTCTTGAAGAGCATCCCGATGAGAGTCATTTTTCAGTTCAATCAGCCCAAAGGCATTTCAGAGAGAATACATTAGATGAGATAATCGATTCAGATCTATGGAAGCAAATGAACTTGGCCTCCTTAAGTACCTTTTCAAAGATTGCCTCTGACTGCTTGAAAGAACAGGGGGAAGAACGTCCAACAATGAGCAAGGTTGTCGAAGAACTAAAGAAAGCATTGGATCATCAGCTAGCTGTTGGAGCTGCTTAA
- the LOC122579941 gene encoding transketolase, chloroplastic-like, with product MSAQSCFLTLTHTTKIRTSQTHDHVTFNPIITSLHLITPTRPTRSSFHILKASARTAAHKTTTPTTDPKLVEKSVNTIRFLAVDAVEKANSGHPGLPMGCAPLGHVLFDEFMRYNPKNPYWFNRDRFVLSAGHGCMLLYALLYLAGYDSVKEEDLKSFRQWGSKTPGHPENFVTPGIEVTTGPLGQGIANAVGLALAEKHLASRFNKPDYEIVDHYTYVILGDGCQMEGVSNEACSLAAHWGLEKLIAFYDDNHISIDGDTDIAFTEDVDTRFKGLGWHVIWVKNGNHGYDEIREAIEEAKSIRDRPTLIKVTTTIGFGSPNKANSYSAHGSALGAKEVEATRKNLGWTHKPFHVPEDVKKHWSRHIPEGSVFETEWNAKFAAYEKKYKEDARELKDLINGGLPVGWEKALPTYTPEVPGDATRNLSQQCLNALAKVLPGLLGGSADLASSNMTLLKMFGDFQKDTPAERNVRFGVREHGMGAICNGIAHHTKGLIPYCATFFVFTDYMRASIRLAALSESRIIYVMTHDSIGLGEDGPTHQPVEHIASFRAMPNILMLRPADGNETAGAYRIAVLNAKRPSVLALSRQKLPNLQGTSIDKVEKGGYILSDNSSNNKPDVILIGTGSELEIAVKAGEELRKDGKAVRVVSFVSWELFHEQSDEYKESVLPSDVSARVSIEAGSTFGWEKIVGTKGKAIGIDKFGASAPAGRIYKEYGITVEAVIEAAKAVC from the exons ATGTCGGCACAATCATGTTTCCTGACACTCACACACACAACAAAAATACGCACTTCCCAAACCCATGATCACGTCACTTTCAACCCAATAATTACATCTCTACATCTCATTACTCCAACCCGACCCACCCGatcatcatttcatatactAAAAGCATCAGCCAGAACAGCTGCCCACAAAACAACAACACCCACAACAGACCCGAAGTTAGTTGAGAAATCAGTAAACACAATCAGGTTTTTGGCGGTTGATGCGGTTGAGAAAGCCAATTCGGGTCACCCTGGTTTGCCCATGGGTTGTGCTCCATTGGGTCATGTTTTGTTTGATGAGTTTATGAGGTATAACCCGAAAAACCCGTATTGGTTTAACCGTGATCGGTTTGTTTTGTCGGCTGGTCATGGTTGCATGTTGCTCTACGCTTTGCTTTACTTGGCTGGCTATGATAGTGTCAAG GAAGAAGACTTGAAAAGCTTCAGGCAATGGGGTAGTAAAACACCTGGCCACCCTGAAAACTTTGTGACTCCAGGAATTGAAGTAACAACTG GACCCCTTGGCCAGGGTATCGCCAATGCCGTTGGTTTAGCCCTTGCAGAGAAGCATCTAGCGAGCCGATTCAACAAACCAGACTATGAGATAGTCGATCACTACAC GTACGTTATACTTGGTGATGGCTGCCAAATGGAAGGAGTCTCGAATGAAGCTTGTTCCCTTGCTGCCCATTGGGGTCTTGAGAAGCTAATAGCATTCTATGACGACAACCATATTTCCATTGATGGGGATACAGATATTGCTTTCACCGAGGATGTCGACACAAGGTTTAAGGGTTTAGGGTGGCATGTAATTTGGGTGAAGAATGGTAATCACGGATATGATGAGATTCGTGAGGCAATTGAGGAAGCGAAGTCTATTAGAGATAGACCGACTTTGATCAAG GTCACCACTACAATTGGGTTTGGATCACCGAACAAGGCTAACTCATATAGTGCTCATGGTAGTGCATTGGGTGCTAAGGAAGTAGAAGCCACTAGAAAAAATCTGGGATGGACACACAAGCCATTTCATGTGCCTGAAGATGTTAAAAA GCATTGGAGTCGTCATATTCCTGAAGGAAGTGTTTTTGAAACCGAATGGAATGCAAAGTTTGCAGCATATGAGAAGAAGTACAAGGAAGATGCCAGAGAACTCAAAGATCTTATAAATGGTGGATTGCCCGTGGGTTGGGAGAAAGCTCTACCG ACTTACACTCCGGAAGTCCCCGGGGATGCCACGCGAAATCTTTCACAACAGTGTTTGAATGCCCTAGCCAAAGTTCTTCCCGGACTTCTCGGAGGCAGTGCAGATTTGGCCTCCTCCAACATGACTCTACTAAAAATGTTTGGAGATTTCCAGAAAGACACTCCTGCAGAACGTAATGTCCGGTTTGGTGTCCGAGAACATGGGATGGGAGCAATCTGTAACGGAATCGCTCACCACACAAAGGGACTAATCCCCTATTGTgcaactttttttgttttcacagATTACATGAGAGCCTCCATAAGACTTGCTGCACTGTCCGAATCCAGAATCATTTATGTGATGACACATGATTCAATTGGTCTAGGGGAGGATGGGCCAACCCATCAACCTGTAGAACATATAGCAAGTTTCCGAGCCATGCCAAACATCCTCATGCTCCGGCCTGCCGATGGGAATGAAACCGCTGGTGCTTACAGGATCGCAGTTCTTAACGCAAAACGCCCATCGGTTTTGGCTTTATCCAGACAGAAGCTTCCAAATCTGCAG GGTACATCGATTGATAAAGTAGAGAAAGGAGGATATATTTTGTCAGATAACTCATCAAACAACAAACCAGATGTGATTCTGATTGGAACCGGGTCAGAACTTGAGATTGCAGTGAAAGCAGGTGAGGAACTGAGGAAAGATGGGAAGGCAGTTCGGGTGGTGTCATTTGTTTCATGGGAGTTATTTCATGAACAAAGTGATGAATACAAGGAAAGTGTACTGCCCAGTGATGTTTCGGCCCGGGTTAGCATTGAGGCTGGCTCGACATTCGGGTGGGAGAAGATTGTTGGAACAAAAGGCAAGGCAATCGGTATTGACAAGTTTGGGGCAAGTGCACCAGCAGGGAGGATTTACAAAGAGTATGGGATTACAGTTGAAGCTGTCATTGAAGCAGCCAAGGCAGTTTGTTAA
- the LOC122608425 gene encoding protein EXORDIUM-like 3 has product MSRWCITNCRSPAPPLITLAVLSTFLFINPSIAWRPWPHQKYNMTELEFGPSKKYEGSSEFVKLRYHMGPVLTANITVHIIWYGNWPRAQKRIIREFINSISASTTRKPSVSGWWKTVQLYTDQTGSNISRTVQLGEEKNDRLLSHGKSLTRLSVQHVIKAAVTAKTKPLPISPKSGLYLLLTAEDVYVQDFCQNVCGFHYFTFPSIVGYTLPYAWVGNSGKLCPGTCAYPFAVPNFIPGLKPMKSPNGNVGIDGMISVIAHEIAELASNPLVNAWYAGQDPVFPVEIADLCEGIYGTGGGGSYTGQMMNDKDGATYNMNGIRRRYLVQWVWNHVVNYCTGPNALD; this is encoded by the coding sequence ATGAGCCGGTGGTGCATTACCAACTGCCGGTCACCGGCGCCGCCACTTATTACCCTCGCCGTGCTTTCAACTTTCCTATTCATCAACCCATCTATAGCATGGCGCCCATGGCCCCACCAAAAATACAACATGACAGAACTTGAATTCGGTCCGTCTAAAAAATACGAGGGCTCATCGGAGTTTGTCAAACTCCGATACCATATGGGCCCTGTTCTTACTGCCAATATTACCGTACACATTATCTGGTACGGTAATTGGCCCAGGGCCCAAAAACGCATTATCCGAGAATTCATCAACTCAATATCAGCATCCACCACCCGGAAACCTTCTGTTTCTGGATGGTGGAAAACAGTTCAGCTCTACACTGACCAGACCGGTTCAAACATTTCACGAACCGTTCAGCTCGGTGAAGAGAAAAATGACAGACTTTTATCACACGGAAAGTCTCTCACTAGACTTTCCGTACAACATGTGATAAAAGCTGCAGTTACTGCAAAAACAAAACCATTACCAATTAGCCCGAAAAGCGGgctatatttattattaacagCGGAAGACGTATACGTTCAGGACTTTTGTCAGAACGTATGCGGCTTCCACTATTTTACATTCCCATCCATCGTAGGGTACACTCTACCCTACGCGTGGGTCGGGAATTCTGGAAAACTGTGTCCGGGTACATGCGCGTACCCGTTCGCAGTCCCAAATTTTATCCCGGGTTTAAAACCCATGAAATCGCCAAACGGCAACGTGGGTATAGATGGGATGATTAGTGTCATAGCCCATGAAATAGCTGAATTAGCATCAAACCCATTGGTCAACGCATGGTATGCCGGTCAAGACCCGGTTTTTCCGGTGGAAATAGCTGATTTATGTGAAGGGATATATGGCACTGGGGGTGGTGGGTCATATACAGGACAAATGATGAACGATAAAGATGGTGCCACGTATAACATGAATGGGATCCGACGGAGGTACTTAGTACAATGGGTTTGG